One part of the Anser cygnoides isolate HZ-2024a breed goose chromosome 9, Taihu_goose_T2T_genome, whole genome shotgun sequence genome encodes these proteins:
- the TMEM212 gene encoding LOW QUALITY PROTEIN: transmembrane protein 212 (The sequence of the model RefSeq protein was modified relative to this genomic sequence to represent the inferred CDS: deleted 1 base in 1 codon), which produces MPWLQSLRSFCLLGNVLALASATNPCCESGRQRLTMTVKSLYEVTRGILTTFGIISIFSGIFAFFPVFSYKSSFVGWSVCLASPIWKGALVGRTKALSKMSVMLQRLKKISCLNYLFLSSCKLFLKRSSQNYLKLKREAPGGSSNSKPQLAVAMLYTEKHATWEAGFALGTLSTTGASVQFAVAIPSLLLGPYCYYSLTGITGTNYLGDAVPVPFPYTDFPNFCIDPARSKWYHLALQVLDLCSSPATFCASSAVVIKLTMRLLQLGCLNVSMSCDGEGGLSP; this is translated from the exons ATGCCATGGCTACAGTCTCTAAGGAGCTTCTGTTTATTAGGAAACGTCCTTGCCTTGGCTTCAGCTACAAACCCTTGCTGTGAATCCGGCAGGCAGAGGCTCACAATGACAGTGAAGAGCCTGTATGAAGTTACCAGGGGGATACTTACTACCTTTGGGATTATAAGCattttttctggaatttttgct tttttccccgttttttCTTATAAGTCTTCGTTTGTTGGATGGAGCGTTTGCCTCGCCAGTCCCATCTGGAAAGGAGCTTTGGTAGGCAGAACAAAAGCTTTATCAAAGATGTCAGTGATGCTACagagacttaaaaaaatcagctgtctgaattatttatttctgagctCCTGCAAactctttttaaagagaagttcACAGAATTACCTGAAACTAAAGAGAGAGGCTCCTGGAGGCTCTT CAAACAGTAAACCTCAGCTGGCTGTGGCCATGCTGTACACAGAGAAGCACGCCACA TGGGAGGCCGGTTTTGCCTTGGGCACACTGAGCACCACGGGCGCCTCAGTGCAATTTGCTGTTGCCATCCCATCTCTCCTCCTTGGCCCATACTGCTACTACTCGCTTACTGGGATCACTGGGACCAACTACCTGGGCGACGCAGTCCCGGTCCCATTCCCGTACACAGACTTCCCAAATTTTTGCATAGACCCAGCGCGCTCCAAGTGGTACCACCTGGCCCTGCAGGTCCTAGACCTGTGCTCAAGTCCGGCCACGTTCTGCGCTTCTTCGGCTGTTGTGATCAAGCTCACGATGAGACTGCTCCAGCTGGGATGCTTAAATGTGAGCATGAGCtgtgatggggaaggggggttgTCCCCATAA